The following are encoded in a window of Candidatus Fluviicola riflensis genomic DNA:
- a CDS encoding NADPH:quinone reductase → MKKILVINGHPNAESFNRALTDAYLLGLRKTEAEIRVLTISELKFNPSLQFGYQHRMELEPDLVQAQELILWAEHLVWIHPVWWGGLPAITKGFIDRVFLPGFGFKYRENSVWWDKLLTGKTARIITTLDQPGWYYRLAFGRPSVNQLKKSTLQFCGIKPVKVTYVGPIRLSKLEGRVQMLQKITILGEQEGR, encoded by the coding sequence ATGAAAAAGATACTGGTAATCAATGGCCATCCGAATGCCGAAAGTTTTAACCGCGCGTTAACGGATGCTTATTTGCTCGGACTCCGGAAAACCGAAGCGGAGATCCGGGTGCTGACTATTTCAGAACTGAAGTTTAACCCATCATTGCAATTCGGTTATCAGCATCGCATGGAACTGGAACCCGATTTGGTGCAGGCACAGGAATTGATCTTGTGGGCGGAACATTTGGTGTGGATTCATCCGGTTTGGTGGGGCGGATTACCGGCCATTACCAAAGGATTCATCGACCGTGTTTTTCTGCCTGGCTTTGGGTTTAAATACCGCGAAAACTCTGTTTGGTGGGATAAACTACTGACAGGGAAAACAGCGCGTATCATCACGACTCTGGATCAACCGGGATGGTATTATCGTCTCGCTTTTGGCCGGCCGAGCGTGAATCAGCTCAAAAAATCGACCTTGCAGTTTTGTGGTATCAAACCTGTGAAAGTTACTTACGTCGGCCCGATTCGTCTCTCAAAATTGGAAGGTCGCGTTCAAATGCTTCAAAAAATAACTATACTCGGAGAACAGGAAGGCCGTTAA